From a single Anaerolineaceae bacterium oral taxon 439 genomic region:
- a CDS encoding transcriptional regulator, whose protein sequence is MEKVFKSVKLDIRCTPVLDPDYIPFTKFYEAFLKTATEPIAVSIEREDAQVQVFETKIHGVPGKFDVDYLVVERIVKFMIWARGGFRLTISGDRKIGEAIAAAYSADGKRSFDFHFMTNVYEKPFEVVLTDYASRPSPYQKSVSIGRHLDGCRIGFDAGGSDRKVSAVIDGEPVFSEEIVWLPKVTADPAYHYEGILDSFRRAAAHLPRVDAIGVSSAGIYINNETKAASLFLQVPKAAFEKTVKRIYIDAAKEIGADIPLVVANDGDVTALAGAMSLNADSVLGIAMGTSEAAGFVDREGNITGWLNELAFAPVDLAENAMVDEWSGDIGCGVKYFSQDGVIKLAPAAGIDLSAAETPAEKLKIVQGLMADGDGNAAKIYETIGAYLGYALKLYSLFYDLKEVLLLGRVVSGKGGDILLETAKQVLAAEYPDLKINLSLPTEKTRRVGQSVAAASLAEIRR, encoded by the coding sequence ATGGAAAAGGTTTTTAAGTCTGTGAAATTAGATATTCGCTGTACGCCGGTTTTAGACCCGGATTATATCCCGTTCACGAAGTTTTACGAAGCATTCCTGAAAACGGCGACCGAGCCGATCGCGGTTTCGATTGAACGCGAAGACGCTCAGGTTCAGGTTTTTGAAACGAAGATTCATGGCGTCCCTGGGAAATTCGACGTCGATTATCTCGTCGTCGAACGGATTGTGAAATTCATGATCTGGGCGCGCGGCGGTTTCCGACTGACGATCAGCGGCGATCGGAAGATTGGCGAAGCGATCGCGGCGGCGTATTCGGCGGACGGGAAACGGTCGTTCGATTTCCATTTCATGACGAATGTGTATGAAAAGCCGTTTGAGGTTGTCTTGACGGATTACGCGTCGCGGCCGAGCCCGTACCAGAAATCCGTCTCGATCGGAAGGCATTTAGACGGCTGTCGGATTGGGTTTGACGCCGGCGGTTCCGATCGGAAGGTTTCGGCGGTTATTGACGGCGAGCCGGTTTTCTCTGAAGAGATTGTCTGGCTTCCGAAGGTGACGGCCGATCCGGCTTATCACTACGAAGGGATTTTAGACTCGTTCCGTCGCGCCGCCGCGCACCTGCCGCGGGTCGACGCGATCGGCGTTTCTTCGGCGGGTATTTATATCAATAATGAAACGAAGGCGGCGTCGCTCTTTCTTCAGGTTCCGAAGGCTGCTTTTGAAAAAACGGTGAAGCGGATTTATATCGACGCGGCGAAGGAGATCGGCGCGGATATTCCGCTCGTGGTTGCGAACGACGGCGACGTTACGGCGCTGGCTGGGGCGATGAGCCTGAACGCGGATTCGGTTCTGGGAATCGCGATGGGGACGAGCGAGGCGGCGGGTTTCGTCGACCGCGAAGGCAATATTACCGGCTGGTTGAACGAGCTGGCGTTCGCGCCGGTCGATCTGGCGGAAAACGCGATGGTTGATGAATGGTCCGGGGATATTGGCTGCGGTGTTAAGTATTTCAGTCAGGACGGCGTGATTAAATTGGCGCCCGCTGCCGGGATCGATTTGTCGGCGGCTGAAACGCCGGCGGAAAAGCTGAAAATCGTGCAGGGGCTGATGGCTGATGGGGACGGAAACGCTGCGAAGATTTATGAGACGATCGGGGCGTATCTGGGTTACGCGCTGAAACTTTATTCGCTTTTCTATGATTTAAAAGAGGTTCTGCTGCTGGGGCGCGTCGTTTCAGGGAAGGGCGGCGATATCCTGCTGGAGACGGCGAAGCAGGTTCTCGCGGCGGAATATCCGGATCTGAAGATAAATTTATCGCTGCCGACGGAGAAAACGCGTCGCGTGGGCCAGTCGGTCGCCGCGGCGAGCTTAGCGGAGATTCGCAGGTAA
- a CDS encoding ribonuclease II, with protein sequence MNRKGTRKETPQSETHLEQLIRIAYEAMRERGLAPAFTSTVIDAVRRIDGPERPEPADRDLRALPWSSIDNDDSEDLDQLSVALPGGEGAIRVLVAIADVDGLVPLGSVIDRHAYINTTSVYPPGHVFPMLPERLSTDLTSLDPGEDRVAIVTEMEVDGEGRLVSEEIYRAYVRNHAKLAYNTVGPWLEEKAPVPASVASVPGLAENLKLQNRAAKRLRRLREENGALNFETVQGNAIFKEGRIVELRVEERNDAKDLIEDLMIAANGVAARTLKSNAFPTLRRVVKTPKRWERIVSVAESYQTRLPKKPDSKALNAFLEEQRQKDPRRFPDLSLTIIKLLGSGEYVAEKAGESGEGHFGLAVKDYAHSTAPNRRYPDLITQRLLKAFIAGGKSPYTFAQLTRMAERVTKMEDDAAKVERKVYKAAAALLLQDRIGETFDGVVTGAAEKGYWVRLLSVPVEGKIVQGGRGIDVGDFVRVALVSVDAEAGFLDFRRVPGRRP encoded by the coding sequence ATGAATCGAAAAGGAACCCGAAAAGAAACGCCGCAATCTGAAACGCATCTTGAGCAGCTGATCCGCATTGCTTACGAAGCGATGCGCGAGCGCGGGCTGGCGCCAGCGTTCACTTCGACCGTGATCGACGCGGTTCGACGGATCGATGGCCCGGAACGTCCGGAGCCGGCGGACCGGGACTTACGCGCTTTGCCCTGGTCCTCGATCGATAACGACGATTCGGAGGACCTGGACCAGCTTTCGGTCGCGCTTCCGGGCGGGGAGGGGGCGATCCGCGTCCTGGTCGCGATCGCCGATGTCGACGGGCTGGTCCCGTTGGGCTCCGTGATCGATCGGCATGCGTATATTAACACGACGTCGGTTTATCCGCCGGGACATGTTTTCCCGATGCTCCCCGAGCGCTTGTCGACGGATCTGACGTCGCTCGATCCGGGCGAAGACCGGGTCGCGATCGTGACGGAGATGGAGGTCGACGGGGAAGGGAGGCTGGTTTCGGAGGAGATATACCGCGCCTATGTTCGGAACCATGCCAAGCTGGCGTATAACACGGTCGGCCCCTGGCTGGAAGAGAAGGCGCCGGTTCCGGCGTCGGTTGCGTCGGTCCCCGGATTGGCGGAAAACCTGAAGCTTCAGAATCGGGCCGCAAAACGGCTTCGACGGCTCCGCGAGGAGAACGGCGCGCTGAATTTCGAGACCGTTCAAGGAAACGCGATTTTTAAGGAGGGGCGGATCGTCGAGCTCCGCGTCGAGGAGCGGAACGACGCGAAGGACCTGATCGAGGATTTAATGATTGCCGCGAACGGCGTGGCCGCGCGAACGTTGAAGAGTAACGCCTTCCCGACGCTGCGGCGGGTCGTTAAGACGCCGAAACGCTGGGAACGGATCGTCTCCGTCGCTGAATCGTATCAAACGCGGCTCCCGAAAAAGCCGGATTCGAAAGCGCTGAACGCGTTTCTCGAAGAACAGCGGCAAAAGGACCCGCGGCGCTTTCCGGATTTATCGCTGACGATCATCAAGCTTCTCGGCTCGGGCGAGTACGTCGCCGAGAAAGCGGGAGAGAGCGGCGAAGGTCATTTCGGCCTCGCGGTCAAGGATTACGCGCATTCAACCGCGCCGAACCGCCGCTATCCCGACCTGATTACGCAGCGGCTCCTTAAGGCGTTTATCGCGGGCGGGAAATCGCCGTACACGTTCGCGCAGCTGACGCGCATGGCGGAGCGTGTGACGAAAATGGAGGACGACGCCGCGAAGGTCGAGCGCAAGGTATATAAAGCTGCCGCGGCGCTCCTTCTTCAGGACCGAATCGGCGAAACGTTCGACGGCGTCGTGACCGGCGCCGCGGAAAAGGGGTACTGGGTACGGCTCCTGAGCGTTCCGGTTGAAGGAAAGATCGTTCAAGGGGGGCGTGGGATCGACGTTGGGGATTTTGTCAGGGTCGCGCTGGTTTCCGTGGACGCGGAAGCGGGTTTTCTGGATTTCCGCCGCGTCCCGGGCCGGCGGCCCTGA
- a CDS encoding peptidase, which produces MESHVELVHRWIEEHSDEVVNLLTDLIRVPSVTPYFNEEKMYMREGDAQRVLQKYLTQMGMKTEFSYPDPIGLAKYKGKAGYYPNYTFEDRPNLYGVYKGDGDGRSLLLSGHIDVVARGVGWTVDPFGGCRKDGRVYGRGAVDMKGGIACMTVAFKAIQECHIRLKGDVQIGTVVGEEAGGMGTLAFVDHGYRADGCLITEPTHLNVAPLCRGILWGKITIPGRNGHIELPQGDWRTGGAVDAIDKLAVFLDKLKGLNRKWAQSKQHKYLPIPCQINIAQINAGEFPTTFASSAEVIFNAQYLPEEKDDNGLGGKVKIEIENFIKEFAQADDWLKENPPIVTWIVDADCGETLDDQPFFHVVWESAKKTNPKSLVEGICCHTDMGWFCNVGIPTINLGPGDPRLAHQANEFVEISELIQCTKIISSLILEWCEPAIQRQD; this is translated from the coding sequence ATGGAATCGCACGTTGAACTTGTACATCGATGGATTGAAGAACATTCTGATGAAGTTGTTAATTTGTTAACGGATCTGATTCGTGTTCCGAGCGTGACGCCATATTTTAATGAAGAAAAAATGTATATGCGCGAAGGAGACGCGCAGCGGGTTCTTCAAAAGTATTTGACCCAGATGGGAATGAAAACTGAATTTAGTTATCCTGATCCGATTGGGCTCGCGAAGTATAAAGGAAAAGCGGGCTACTATCCGAATTACACTTTCGAAGATCGGCCTAATTTGTATGGAGTTTATAAAGGCGATGGAGATGGCCGATCCCTTCTGCTTTCCGGGCATATTGACGTTGTTGCACGAGGCGTTGGATGGACGGTTGATCCGTTTGGCGGGTGCAGGAAGGACGGGAGAGTATATGGACGGGGCGCTGTCGATATGAAAGGCGGGATCGCTTGTATGACAGTCGCGTTCAAAGCGATTCAGGAATGTCATATCCGGTTGAAAGGCGACGTTCAGATCGGTACGGTTGTGGGCGAAGAAGCTGGCGGAATGGGAACGTTAGCTTTTGTGGATCATGGGTATCGTGCGGATGGATGCCTGATAACAGAGCCGACCCATTTGAATGTCGCGCCGTTATGCAGAGGGATTTTATGGGGGAAGATTACGATTCCTGGACGGAATGGGCATATCGAATTGCCGCAGGGGGATTGGCGAACGGGCGGAGCGGTTGACGCGATTGACAAATTGGCGGTCTTTCTTGACAAGCTGAAGGGGTTGAATCGAAAATGGGCGCAGTCAAAACAGCATAAGTATTTACCGATACCTTGTCAAATTAATATTGCGCAGATAAACGCAGGGGAATTTCCGACGACATTTGCCAGCTCAGCCGAAGTCATCTTTAACGCACAATATTTACCTGAAGAAAAAGATGATAATGGGTTGGGCGGTAAGGTCAAGATCGAGATTGAGAACTTTATCAAGGAATTTGCTCAAGCTGACGACTGGCTAAAAGAGAATCCGCCTATAGTAACGTGGATTGTTGACGCTGATTGTGGCGAGACCTTAGACGATCAACCCTTTTTTCATGTTGTTTGGGAGTCTGCAAAGAAAACGAATCCCAAGTCACTTGTGGAAGGAATTTGTTGCCATACAGATATGGGTTGGTTTTGTAACGTTGGAATACCAACGATAAATTTGGGCCCTGGCGATCCTCGCCTAGCACATCAAGCGAATGAATTTGTCGAGATTTCGGAATTGATTCAATGTACAAAGATCATATCGTCGCTTATTTTGGAATGGTGCGAACCAGCTATTCAGCGGCAGGATTGA
- a CDS encoding sugar ABC transporter substrate-binding protein — protein MGGRVIAQSDSSKLRIAFIPQLIGIPYFTAMEDGGMKAAEDLDVEFLYTGATQASAAEQVKILDSLIRQGVDAIAISTLDSSSTNPYIEKAQEAGIHVFTSDSDAPDSRREFYVAQALDKDLGYILVDELAAQIENQGQVGIVSGESTATNLNTWIDYMKERIAEKYPEIEIVDIRYTQGGSSEQALKQAQELMTRYPDLKGLIAVASSTIPGVAQAVQQEGRAGEIAVIGYGSPATVKPYMDSGVMARSILWNAYELGYLTVWAGKMAVEGKPFEEENHVEGFDHPVKYFEDEKILLLGDPLVITPDNVNNFTF, from the coding sequence ATCGGTGGGCGCGTAATTGCTCAATCAGATTCATCGAAATTGCGCATAGCCTTTATCCCTCAGCTTATTGGGATTCCATATTTTACGGCGATGGAGGATGGTGGAATGAAAGCCGCTGAGGATCTTGATGTTGAGTTTCTTTATACTGGGGCGACGCAGGCAAGTGCGGCTGAGCAGGTAAAAATTTTGGATAGTCTGATTCGACAGGGGGTCGACGCGATTGCTATTTCAACACTCGATAGCTCGTCAACCAATCCGTATATCGAGAAGGCGCAAGAGGCCGGTATTCACGTTTTTACTTCGGACTCCGACGCGCCAGACAGCCGTAGGGAATTTTATGTCGCGCAGGCGCTTGATAAAGATTTAGGATACATCTTAGTTGATGAACTTGCTGCTCAAATTGAAAATCAAGGACAGGTTGGAATTGTTTCCGGTGAATCTACTGCAACAAATTTGAACACATGGATTGACTATATGAAGGAGCGAATTGCGGAAAAATATCCTGAAATTGAAATCGTCGACATTCGATACACCCAAGGCGGAAGCAGCGAGCAGGCTCTAAAACAAGCGCAGGAGCTAATGACAAGATATCCTGATTTGAAGGGTCTCATTGCCGTTGCGTCTTCAACCATTCCTGGCGTTGCGCAGGCCGTTCAGCAAGAAGGTCGCGCAGGCGAAATCGCGGTTATTGGTTATGGTTCTCCCGCGACTGTAAAGCCTTATATGGATTCTGGAGTGATGGCAAGGTCAATCCTTTGGAATGCCTATGAGCTTGGATATCTTACCGTTTGGGCTGGAAAAATGGCTGTTGAAGGGAAACCGTTTGAGGAAGAGAATCATGTTGAAGGCTTTGATCATCCAGTGAAATACTTTGAGGATGAGAAGATCCTTTTGCTTGGCGATCCGCTCGTTATTACTCCGGACAACGTTAATAATTTTACTTTTTAG
- a CDS encoding ribose ABC transporter ATP-binding protein yields the protein MNVPLLKLVSIEKSFGGIKALRNVSLDLDRGKVLSIVGENGAGKSTLMKIVAGAIQQDSGEIWMDGEKVFFQSPLDAMKKGISIVFQEPNIFSDLSVLENIFSGNEFVNRSGSVNWKRMYDSGVSALRLVGLSEDVLSLSMSELSIGNQQLVLIARGIYKDCSILILDEPTSILSHNESEKLFEIIAKLKSRGVSILYISHRIPEVLRISDNIIVMRDGQVTGSVSPEQVDETKIVTAMSGRLINTDVFVPRSYEEKPPILSVKDLCCGVEYQDICFELRPGEILGFYGLVGSGRSEIARAVFGYKKPEKGQVLLKDENITGMRIAEIVRRHIYYVPEDRGVQGLFHGHSVLENMSVPFLDKLSDRLGFILKKEERKIVHENIEKYSIKTDSSDALIDNLSGGSQQKVLFCRWLLDRPDVLILDEPTRGIDVMTKTEIHKFIMDLAVQEVAIILISSDLKEILELSDRVITFRKGRITGSFMHVAFTEREILAAALGLA from the coding sequence ATGAATGTTCCATTACTGAAACTGGTTTCTATTGAAAAATCTTTTGGCGGAATAAAGGCCTTGAGAAATGTCAGCCTTGACTTGGATCGAGGTAAGGTTTTATCTATCGTAGGCGAGAATGGCGCTGGTAAGTCGACCTTAATGAAGATTGTTGCAGGAGCAATTCAGCAGGACTCAGGTGAAATCTGGATGGACGGCGAAAAAGTTTTTTTTCAATCGCCGCTTGATGCCATGAAAAAAGGTATTTCGATCGTTTTCCAGGAACCTAATATATTCTCTGACCTATCCGTTCTTGAAAATATTTTTTCTGGAAATGAGTTCGTGAATCGAAGCGGATCGGTTAATTGGAAGAGAATGTATGATTCGGGAGTCAGCGCATTAAGATTGGTTGGTTTATCTGAGGATGTGCTAAGTCTTTCAATGAGCGAGTTATCCATAGGAAATCAGCAGTTAGTTCTTATAGCCCGAGGAATTTATAAGGATTGCAGCATTCTTATATTAGATGAACCGACTTCTATCTTGAGTCATAACGAGTCCGAAAAGTTGTTTGAGATTATTGCGAAGCTTAAATCCAGAGGTGTCAGCATTCTATATATCAGTCACCGTATCCCGGAAGTTTTAAGAATTTCTGACAATATTATCGTGATGAGAGACGGCCAGGTTACTGGAAGCGTAAGTCCCGAACAAGTTGATGAAACGAAAATTGTGACTGCCATGTCTGGCAGACTGATTAATACAGACGTTTTTGTTCCTCGTTCATACGAGGAAAAGCCCCCAATTCTCAGTGTTAAAGATTTATGCTGCGGTGTCGAGTATCAGGATATTTGTTTTGAGCTGCGTCCGGGAGAAATTTTAGGATTTTACGGTCTTGTTGGGTCTGGCAGGAGTGAAATCGCCCGTGCAGTTTTTGGGTACAAGAAACCTGAAAAAGGGCAGGTTCTTTTGAAGGATGAGAATATAACGGGAATGCGGATCGCTGAAATTGTTCGGCGGCATATTTATTATGTTCCTGAGGATCGAGGCGTTCAGGGTTTATTTCATGGTCATTCCGTCTTGGAAAACATGAGCGTTCCATTTTTAGATAAGCTATCTGATCGATTAGGCTTTATTTTAAAAAAAGAGGAACGAAAGATTGTTCATGAAAATATTGAAAAATATTCGATTAAGACGGATTCTTCGGATGCGCTGATCGATAATTTGAGCGGTGGAAGTCAACAAAAGGTCCTCTTCTGTCGATGGTTGCTGGACAGGCCGGACGTCTTGATTTTAGATGAGCCAACCCGCGGTATTGATGTGATGACGAAAACTGAGATTCATAAATTTATTATGGATTTAGCGGTGCAGGAGGTTGCAATTATTCTGATATCCTCCGATCTAAAGGAGATTCTGGAATTATCGGATCGAGTTATCACGTTTCGCAAAGGAAGAATTACTGGAAGCTTTATGCACGTTGCTTTTACAGAAAGAGAAATTCTGGCGGCTGCGCTTGGTTTAGCGTAA
- a CDS encoding peptidase M42 — translation MKPVYQDFMIDTMMKLLAVDSPTGMTDAAGDTAAEMIREIGYDPVRTEKGGLVVDLGGSGDAIMLSAHLDTLGAMVAEIKPNGRLRVLPLGGLRVENTEAENVRVYTRDGRVYTGTYQLYNPSIHVNLSYDTEQHTFDNMEVVLDEFTSSREETAALGLENGEFVCFDPRPTVTERGYLKSRFLDDKLCVAILLAYAKDLRDRGAVPARRTYLHFTVYEEVGHGGAGSVPADVTEFLALDMGCVGEGLRCTERNVSICAKDKHGPYSRRMVDGLVAAAKRAGLDYVVDVYPRYGSDADVALKAGYDIRHGLIGPGVYASHGYERSHVDGMNQTFELVKAYIGERAA, via the coding sequence ATGAAACCGGTTTATCAGGATTTTATGATCGATACGATGATGAAGCTTTTGGCGGTCGACAGCCCTACCGGGATGACCGACGCCGCGGGCGATACTGCCGCGGAGATGATTCGAGAAATCGGATACGATCCGGTCCGGACCGAAAAAGGCGGGCTGGTCGTCGACTTAGGCGGATCGGGCGACGCGATCATGCTCTCGGCTCATCTCGATACGCTGGGCGCGATGGTCGCCGAGATCAAGCCCAATGGGCGGCTTCGCGTCCTTCCGCTGGGCGGGCTCCGCGTTGAAAATACCGAGGCGGAGAATGTGCGCGTGTATACGCGCGACGGTCGGGTCTATACCGGAACGTACCAGCTTTACAACCCGTCGATTCATGTCAACCTGTCGTACGATACAGAGCAGCATACCTTTGATAACATGGAAGTCGTTTTAGACGAGTTCACGAGCTCGCGGGAGGAAACCGCCGCGCTGGGGCTCGAAAACGGCGAGTTTGTCTGCTTCGATCCGCGCCCGACGGTTACGGAACGCGGCTACCTGAAGAGCCGTTTCCTGGACGACAAGCTCTGCGTGGCGATCCTGCTCGCGTATGCGAAGGATCTCCGCGACCGGGGGGCCGTTCCGGCCCGGCGGACCTATCTGCATTTTACGGTTTACGAAGAAGTCGGGCATGGCGGCGCGGGTTCGGTTCCGGCGGATGTCACGGAGTTCCTCGCGCTGGATATGGGCTGCGTGGGCGAAGGGCTGCGCTGCACGGAGCGGAACGTATCGATCTGCGCCAAGGATAAGCATGGCCCGTACAGCAGGCGCATGGTCGACGGGCTCGTCGCCGCGGCGAAGCGGGCGGGGTTGGATTACGTCGTCGATGTGTATCCGCGCTATGGGTCGGACGCGGACGTCGCGCTGAAAGCCGGTTACGATATCCGGCACGGCCTGATCGGGCCGGGCGTTTACGCGTCGCATGGCTACGAACGTTCGCATGTCGACGGCATGAACCAGACGTTCGAGCTGGTTAAAGCGTATATCGGCGAACGCGCGGCGTAA
- a CDS encoding sugar ABC transporter substrate-binding protein, protein MKMLSKGSLLSVAFLLLAFVFAPVAAEDVTLEFAQWWEPELPAGEFRALMDAFEAQNPGIKVELLSGPYSSTKEQVVAGAATGTMSDVVGLDGAWVSDFVKQGAIADLTAIMTGAEYDDSQLASQIQLNGSTFMIPVVNFVYPLFVNNAILEAAGVSEIPTNRSEFLAAAKAVTSKDGNVSGWILPLSLDTPNGIQNDVMAWVWASGKSMMKDGAPDLTNEDVKAAAEFIKTMYDEGVIAPGAFTLKEQDKVEEFTNGRVGMTITSLAHINLIRERNADLAFSIAAIPAIDGYEGERGIPYASWGIGIAENSEHKEEAWKLVSFLMSEEVNSKLSTIAHAFPGNTRSVPDYVNSDPTFAEAFKIYQDGYPANEFVGLPVAEELMRMFDEQFQLYLEGEITVDEMLAAAQEAWLPEFSK, encoded by the coding sequence ATGAAGATGTTATCGAAGGGTAGTTTATTGTCAGTCGCTTTCCTGTTGCTTGCGTTCGTTTTCGCGCCCGTCGCCGCTGAAGACGTCACGCTCGAATTCGCACAGTGGTGGGAACCCGAATTGCCAGCGGGCGAATTCCGCGCGCTGATGGACGCGTTCGAGGCGCAGAACCCCGGCATCAAAGTTGAATTATTAAGCGGCCCGTATTCCTCGACGAAGGAGCAGGTCGTTGCCGGCGCCGCCACGGGTACGATGTCGGACGTTGTCGGGCTGGACGGCGCCTGGGTCAGCGATTTCGTCAAACAGGGCGCGATCGCCGATCTGACCGCGATCATGACCGGCGCGGAATATGACGATTCGCAGCTGGCGTCGCAAATCCAGCTGAACGGATCGACCTTCATGATTCCGGTCGTCAATTTCGTATATCCGTTATTCGTCAATAACGCGATTCTCGAAGCCGCGGGCGTCAGCGAGATTCCGACGAACCGAAGCGAATTTTTAGCCGCGGCCAAAGCGGTTACGAGTAAAGACGGAAACGTTTCCGGCTGGATTTTGCCGCTGTCGCTCGATACGCCGAACGGAATCCAGAACGACGTTATGGCGTGGGTCTGGGCTTCGGGCAAATCGATGATGAAAGACGGGGCGCCGGACCTGACGAACGAAGACGTCAAGGCGGCCGCTGAATTTATTAAGACGATGTACGACGAGGGGGTTATCGCTCCCGGCGCGTTCACGCTCAAGGAACAGGATAAGGTCGAGGAGTTCACCAACGGCCGCGTCGGAATGACGATTACCTCCCTGGCGCATATCAACCTGATCCGCGAACGCAACGCCGATCTCGCGTTCAGCATCGCGGCAATCCCCGCGATCGACGGTTACGAAGGCGAACGCGGGATCCCGTACGCCTCCTGGGGGATCGGGATCGCCGAAAACTCGGAACATAAGGAAGAAGCCTGGAAGCTGGTTTCTTTCCTGATGAGCGAGGAAGTTAACAGCAAGCTTTCGACGATCGCGCACGCGTTCCCGGGGAACACCAGGTCGGTCCCGGACTACGTCAATTCCGATCCGACGTTCGCCGAAGCTTTCAAGATTTATCAGGACGGGTATCCGGCGAACGAATTCGTTGGCCTTCCAGTCGCTGAAGAACTGATGCGCATGTTCGACGAGCAGTTCCAGCTTTACCTGGAAGGCGAGATTACGGTCGACGAGATGCTGGCCGCGGCGCAGGAAGCCTGGCTTCCCGAGTTTTCGAAGTAA
- a CDS encoding purine-nucleoside phosphorylase, which produces MSTPHINCKPGDFAKTVLMPGDPLRAKKIAETFLENAVLVNNVRGVQGYTGFYQGKRVSVMASGMGMPSIGIYSYELFNFFGVSSIIRVGSAGAIDPELKLFDIVLGQGASTDSNFFRNFNLPGSFSPIADFGLLRAAADGCERMGFRYRVGNLLSSDVFYGEAGLDGSLAWSKMGVLAVEMEAAALYMNAARAKKKALAICTISDVLTSQAEVSPEERQNAFTDMMRLALEVAEA; this is translated from the coding sequence ATGAGCACACCGCATATTAATTGCAAGCCCGGCGACTTCGCGAAAACGGTCCTCATGCCAGGGGACCCGCTTCGCGCGAAAAAGATCGCCGAAACGTTTCTGGAGAACGCCGTTCTGGTCAATAACGTTCGCGGCGTCCAAGGTTATACCGGCTTTTATCAGGGAAAACGCGTTTCGGTCATGGCGAGTGGGATGGGCATGCCGTCGATCGGGATTTACTCGTATGAGTTGTTTAACTTTTTCGGCGTGTCGTCGATTATCCGCGTTGGTTCGGCCGGGGCGATCGATCCGGAGCTGAAGCTTTTCGATATTGTTTTGGGCCAGGGCGCGTCGACCGATTCAAATTTCTTCCGGAACTTCAACCTGCCGGGGTCGTTTTCACCGATTGCCGATTTCGGACTGCTGCGGGCCGCGGCGGATGGCTGCGAACGGATGGGGTTCCGTTATCGCGTTGGGAACCTGCTGTCGTCCGACGTATTCTACGGCGAAGCCGGGCTCGACGGATCGTTAGCCTGGTCGAAAATGGGCGTTTTAGCGGTCGAGATGGAAGCGGCCGCGCTGTACATGAACGCGGCGCGGGCGAAGAAGAAGGCGCTGGCGATTTGCACGATTTCCGACGTCCTGACGAGTCAGGCGGAGGTCAGCCCCGAAGAACGGCAGAACGCGTTTACCGACATGATGCGGCTGGCGCTGGAGGTCGCGGAAGCGTAG
- a CDS encoding sugar ABC transporter permease, protein MVKRESATLIKFKKKITPYFYLTPTLLLMFVLMVIPIVMVIQYSVMDNVIMNKSPRLIGAGNYFRILTDKNFHTAVSNTLIFTLVSVVAHMAIGLGFALMLNSPILGSHTKSFFRVIYILPWVFTAAIIAILWRLLLNPNGVINYFLETLGLISEKVEWLGSRKTALGALTFINIWSGYPFYMVSLLAGLQGISADLYEASEVDGATGVQQFFYITVPQLKPIIVSMAMLDCIWTTQQFSLVWMTTGGGPIRATEMISTFTYKLAFSKYEFSMASASAVFILIISMILSFFYVRTQVSRD, encoded by the coding sequence ATGGTTAAACGTGAATCAGCGACCCTGATAAAATTCAAAAAAAAGATAACCCCGTATTTCTATTTAACGCCGACGCTTTTACTGATGTTTGTTTTGATGGTCATTCCGATCGTCATGGTCATTCAGTATTCCGTGATGGACAACGTCATCATGAACAAATCGCCGCGGCTGATCGGAGCAGGGAATTATTTCAGAATCCTTACGGATAAGAATTTCCATACCGCGGTTTCAAATACGTTAATCTTTACGCTCGTCAGCGTCGTCGCGCATATGGCGATCGGGCTGGGGTTTGCTTTGATGCTGAACTCCCCGATCCTCGGGAGCCATACGAAATCCTTTTTCAGGGTAATTTATATCCTGCCCTGGGTTTTTACCGCCGCGATTATCGCGATTCTCTGGCGGCTGCTCCTGAACCCGAACGGCGTCATCAATTATTTTCTCGAAACGCTCGGGCTCATTTCAGAAAAGGTTGAATGGCTTGGATCGCGGAAGACGGCGCTCGGCGCGCTGACCTTTATTAATATCTGGTCGGGGTACCCGTTTTACATGGTCAGCCTTTTAGCGGGGCTGCAGGGAATTTCCGCCGATTTATACGAGGCGTCGGAGGTGGACGGCGCGACCGGCGTTCAGCAGTTTTTCTATATCACCGTTCCGCAGCTGAAACCGATTATCGTCAGTATGGCGATGCTGGATTGTATCTGGACGACGCAGCAGTTCTCGCTGGTCTGGATGACGACCGGAGGCGGTCCGATCCGGGCGACCGAGATGATCAGTACGTTTACCTATAAACTCGCGTTCAGCAAGTATGAGTTTTCGATGGCGTCCGCGAGCGCGGTTTTCATCCTGATTATTTCGATGATCCTGTCGTTCTTCTACGTCAGGACGCAGGTTTCGAGGGATTGA